A window of Actinomadura rubteroloni contains these coding sequences:
- a CDS encoding MFS transporter: protein MNARTTVAAVYVTVVFLVSMDMTIANVALPAIARDFAVPASATGAVDAAYLVSVAVCIPASGWVSDRVGPKAAFLGALVLFAAASLACCLAGGLGALVAARAAQGAAGALLLSVGLTVLYLAYPPEERMRLARAIVLPGALAPTLGPVVGGLLVDHLSWRWGFALNLPVGLVALVAGAVALDGGGERRRRRFDLRGFLLVAPGAGLLTAGLNLGATRGFGPVALGLAAAGLGLAAAFAVLEPRTRDPLVDLGVFRDAAFRLSGGAMVFLVAGFMAAGYTFTLLFQRGLGHSAALTGLAVLPKAVGLMAASQVAARLRDRFGPGRVVTACMTGAAATIALTVLIGAGTPVALVMILHLVMGFCVGQSSIQLQITAFATVGTAATAAASTVYNAERQMASALGVSMGAGVLAAVSAGGLASYHAALLASAGCALAAAFVAVRLGRAAVPVPAAR, encoded by the coding sequence GTGAACGCCCGGACGACCGTCGCCGCCGTCTACGTGACCGTCGTGTTCCTCGTCAGCATGGACATGACGATCGCGAACGTCGCGCTGCCCGCCATCGCCCGCGACTTCGCCGTCCCGGCGAGCGCGACCGGGGCCGTGGACGCCGCGTACCTGGTGAGCGTCGCGGTGTGCATCCCCGCGTCGGGCTGGGTGAGCGACCGGGTCGGGCCAAAGGCGGCGTTCCTCGGCGCTCTCGTCCTGTTCGCGGCGGCGTCGCTGGCGTGCTGCCTGGCGGGCGGGCTCGGCGCGCTCGTCGCGGCCCGCGCGGCGCAGGGCGCGGCGGGCGCGCTGCTGCTGTCGGTCGGGCTGACCGTCCTCTACCTCGCCTACCCGCCCGAGGAGCGGATGCGGCTCGCGCGGGCGATCGTGCTGCCGGGCGCGCTCGCGCCGACGCTCGGGCCGGTCGTCGGCGGGCTGCTCGTGGACCACCTGTCCTGGCGGTGGGGCTTCGCGCTGAACCTCCCGGTCGGGCTGGTCGCGCTCGTCGCGGGCGCGGTCGCGCTGGACGGCGGCGGGGAGCGGCGCCGCCGCCGCTTCGACCTGCGCGGCTTCCTGCTCGTCGCGCCCGGCGCGGGACTGCTGACCGCCGGGCTCAATCTCGGCGCCACGCGCGGCTTCGGGCCGGTCGCGCTCGGGCTGGCGGCGGCCGGGCTGGGGCTCGCCGCCGCGTTCGCGGTCCTGGAACCCCGCACCCGCGACCCGCTGGTGGACCTCGGCGTGTTCCGGGACGCGGCGTTCCGGCTGTCCGGCGGCGCGATGGTGTTCCTCGTCGCCGGGTTCATGGCCGCCGGGTACACCTTCACGCTGCTGTTCCAGCGCGGGCTCGGGCACTCGGCGGCGCTGACCGGGCTCGCCGTCCTGCCGAAGGCGGTCGGGCTGATGGCCGCCTCGCAGGTCGCCGCGCGGCTGCGGGACCGGTTCGGCCCCGGACGGGTCGTCACCGCCTGCATGACCGGCGCCGCCGCCACGATCGCGCTGACCGTCCTCATCGGCGCGGGCACGCCGGTCGCGCTCGTCATGATCCTGCACCTGGTGATGGGCTTCTGCGTCGGGCAGTCCTCGATCCAGCTCCAGATCACCGCGTTCGCGACGGTCGGGACGGCCGCGACCGCCGCCGCCTCCACCGTCTACAACGCCGAACGGCAGATGGCGTCCGCGCTCGGCGTCTCGATGGGCGCGGGCGTCCTCGCCGCCGTGTCCGCCGGGGGGCTCGCGTCCTACCACGCGGCGCTGCTGGCGTCGGCGGGCTGCGCGCTCGCCGCCGCGTTCGTCGCCGTCCGCCTCGGGCGGGCCGCCGTGCCCGTCCCCGCCGCCCGTTGA
- a CDS encoding lysine N(6)-hydroxylase/L-ornithine N(5)-oxygenase family protein — protein sequence MSREGTYDLVGVGFGPANLALAVAIEEHNAAAPPGRRITALFAERQPRFGWHRGMLIEGATLQVSFLKDLVTMRNPGSDFSFLAYLRDRGRLVDFINHKTFFPTRVEFHDYFDWAAARLAHHVAYDSEVTGIAPVPDGRGEVAAFDVALSGGRTVRARDVVVSGGLQPCMPDGVEQSARIWHNQTLLTRLAEHTGPTGSWTVVGAGQSAAEVTDHLHRTFPDAEVTSVFARYGYSPADDSPFANRIFDPDAVDLFHGAPEEVKRRLFDYHRGTNYSVVDLDLIEELYRRAYQEKVQGRERLRIRNATAVLDIREIPGGARTTCEFLPTGERAVLDSDVVVCATGYRPFDALALLGPAAGLCLRDDLGRVRVERDYRVATEPGVTAGLYLQGGTEHTHGITSSLLSNAAVRAGEILASVLRADRDAARPAEEVAAT from the coding sequence GTGTCCCGAGAGGGAACCTACGATCTCGTCGGCGTGGGCTTCGGCCCCGCCAACCTCGCCCTCGCCGTCGCGATCGAGGAGCACAACGCCGCCGCCCCGCCCGGCCGCCGCATCACCGCCCTGTTCGCCGAACGCCAGCCCCGCTTCGGCTGGCACCGGGGAATGCTCATCGAGGGCGCGACCCTCCAGGTGTCGTTCCTCAAGGACCTCGTCACGATGCGGAACCCGGGGAGCGACTTCTCGTTCCTGGCGTATCTGCGGGACCGGGGCCGGCTGGTCGACTTCATCAACCACAAGACCTTCTTCCCGACGCGCGTCGAATTCCACGACTACTTCGACTGGGCCGCTGCGCGGCTCGCCCACCACGTCGCCTACGACAGCGAGGTCACGGGCATCGCGCCCGTCCCCGACGGCCGCGGCGAGGTCGCCGCGTTCGACGTCGCGCTGTCCGGCGGCCGGACGGTCCGCGCCCGCGACGTCGTCGTCAGCGGCGGCCTGCAACCGTGCATGCCCGACGGCGTCGAGCAATCGGCCCGGATCTGGCACAACCAGACGCTGCTGACCCGGCTCGCCGAGCACACCGGGCCGACCGGGAGCTGGACGGTCGTCGGCGCGGGCCAGAGCGCCGCCGAGGTCACCGACCACCTGCACCGGACGTTCCCCGACGCCGAGGTCACCTCGGTGTTCGCCCGCTACGGCTACAGCCCGGCCGACGACAGCCCGTTCGCGAACCGGATCTTCGACCCCGACGCCGTCGACCTGTTCCACGGCGCGCCCGAGGAGGTGAAGCGGCGCCTGTTCGACTACCACCGGGGCACCAACTACTCCGTCGTGGACCTCGACCTCATCGAGGAGCTGTACCGGCGCGCCTACCAGGAGAAGGTGCAAGGACGGGAACGGCTACGGATCCGCAATGCGACGGCCGTCCTCGACATCCGCGAGATCCCCGGCGGCGCCCGCACGACCTGCGAGTTCCTGCCCACGGGGGAGCGCGCGGTGCTGGACTCCGACGTCGTCGTGTGCGCCACCGGGTACCGTCCGTTCGACGCGCTCGCGCTGCTCGGCCCGGCCGCCGGACTGTGCCTGCGCGACGACCTCGGCCGCGTCCGGGTGGAACGCGACTACCGCGTCGCGACCGAGCCCGGCGTGACGGCGGGCCTCTATCTCCAGGGCGGCACTGAGCACACGCACGGAATCACTTCGTCGCTGCTGTCGAACGCGGCGGTCCGGGCGGGTGAGATCCTGGCGTCGGTGCTCCGCGCGGACCGGGACGCGGCCCGCCCCGCCGAGGAGGTCGCCGCCACCTGA
- a CDS encoding siderophore-interacting protein — MSVPSDRVPGLRVLTVLRAAALTPRMRRITLGGPELAGFGTGPNVKLLFPPPGDPDPQWPAAGADGRPVWPPADRRPVMRTYTVRRHDPAAGEVDVDFVLHGDDGAASRWAAAARPGDVVGALGPGGRVLGPADHYVIAGDQTALPAIAAMIENLPAGTRGQVVVEVPGPAEVQHLMPPPGVELTWLFGDGAGPGALAEAVRALPWPDGDVFAWIAGESASVRAIRSYVREERGVPRGRVLAIGYWKRGLTETAYHDAHDNDRDADYYAAGREEAAARA, encoded by the coding sequence ATGTCCGTTCCGTCCGACCGCGTGCCGGGGCTGCGCGTGCTGACCGTCCTGCGCGCCGCCGCGCTCACCCCCCGGATGCGCCGCATCACCCTCGGGGGGCCCGAACTCGCCGGGTTCGGGACGGGCCCGAACGTCAAGCTGCTGTTCCCGCCGCCGGGGGACCCCGATCCGCAGTGGCCGGCCGCCGGAGCCGACGGACGCCCGGTCTGGCCGCCCGCCGACCGCCGTCCCGTCATGCGGACCTACACCGTCCGCCGCCACGACCCCGCCGCCGGGGAGGTCGACGTCGACTTCGTCCTGCACGGGGACGACGGCGCCGCGTCCCGGTGGGCGGCGGCGGCCCGGCCCGGCGACGTCGTCGGCGCGCTCGGGCCGGGCGGGCGCGTCCTCGGCCCGGCCGACCACTACGTCATCGCGGGCGACCAGACGGCCCTGCCCGCCATCGCCGCGATGATCGAGAACCTGCCCGCCGGGACGCGCGGCCAGGTCGTCGTGGAGGTGCCCGGCCCGGCCGAGGTGCAGCACCTCATGCCGCCGCCCGGCGTCGAGCTGACCTGGCTGTTCGGCGACGGCGCCGGGCCGGGCGCGCTCGCCGAGGCCGTCCGCGCGCTGCCCTGGCCGGACGGCGACGTCTTCGCCTGGATCGCGGGCGAGTCCGCGTCGGTCCGCGCGATCCGCTCCTACGTCCGCGAGGAGCGCGGCGTCCCGCGCGGCCGGGTCCTCGCGATCGGCTACTGGAAGCGCGGCCTCACCGAGACCGCCTACCACGACGCGCACGACAACGACCGCGACGCGGACTACTACGCGGCGGGCCGGGAGGAGGCCGCCGCCCGCGCGTGA
- a CDS encoding GMC oxidoreductase, giving the protein MTGTSETDFDVIVIGSGFGGSVSALRLAEKGYRVAVLEAGRRYTEDNLPKTNWRVRKYLWAPRLGLRGIQRVHLVRGEAGVLVLAGAGVGGGSLVYANTLYQPPRPFFTDRQWGHITDWQAELEPFYDQAKRMLGVVTNPIVTPADEAMERVAKQMGVGDTYHATPVGVFFGDGEPGKKAADPYFGGAGPERTSCTACGSCMVGCRVGAKNTLVKNYLYLAEKAGVQVIPDTTVTAVTPRAGGGYDIDTARGGVLPFGKKRYTAGQVVFAAGTYGTQRLLHRMRDAGNLPELSPRLGELTRTNSEALLGVERMSGWHRKGDADHSAGLAITSSFHPDDKTHIEPTRYGAGQNAMGVIRTLLIDGGGKPRWLKFFGAAVRQPGTIIRGLSLKDWAKRTVIALVMQTADNSITVGEKRGLFGRRLIARNGEGEPNPKWIPVAHDAVRKLADELDATAGGTWFDLFDIPTTAHFIGGCVIGESPKSGVVDPYHRVFGHAGLHIVDGSSVTANLGVNPSLTITAQAERAMAFWPNKGEQDPRPALGDGYQRLEPVAPHSPAVPASAPAVLRLGPTRTA; this is encoded by the coding sequence ATGACCGGAACGTCCGAGACGGACTTCGACGTCATCGTGATCGGTTCGGGTTTCGGCGGCAGCGTCTCGGCACTGCGGCTGGCCGAGAAGGGGTACCGCGTCGCGGTCCTGGAGGCCGGCCGCCGCTACACCGAGGACAACCTGCCGAAGACGAACTGGCGGGTCCGCAAGTACCTGTGGGCGCCGCGGCTCGGGCTGCGCGGGATCCAGCGCGTCCACCTCGTCCGGGGCGAGGCGGGCGTGCTCGTCCTCGCCGGCGCCGGGGTCGGCGGCGGCTCGCTCGTCTACGCCAACACGCTCTACCAGCCGCCGCGCCCGTTCTTCACCGACCGCCAGTGGGGCCACATCACCGACTGGCAGGCCGAGCTGGAGCCGTTCTACGACCAGGCCAAGCGCATGCTCGGGGTCGTCACCAACCCGATCGTCACGCCCGCCGACGAGGCGATGGAGCGCGTCGCCAAGCAGATGGGCGTCGGCGACACCTACCACGCGACGCCGGTCGGGGTGTTCTTCGGCGACGGCGAGCCCGGCAAGAAGGCCGCCGACCCCTACTTCGGCGGCGCCGGCCCGGAGCGGACGAGCTGCACCGCGTGCGGCTCCTGCATGGTCGGGTGCCGCGTCGGCGCGAAGAACACGCTCGTCAAGAACTACCTCTACCTCGCCGAGAAGGCGGGCGTCCAGGTCATCCCGGACACCACCGTCACGGCGGTGACGCCGCGCGCGGGCGGCGGCTACGACATCGACACCGCGCGGGGCGGCGTCCTGCCGTTCGGGAAGAAGCGGTACACCGCCGGGCAGGTCGTCTTCGCCGCCGGGACGTACGGGACGCAGCGCCTCCTGCACCGGATGCGCGACGCCGGGAACCTCCCCGAGCTGTCGCCCCGGCTCGGCGAGCTGACCCGCACCAACTCCGAGGCGCTGCTCGGGGTCGAGCGGATGTCCGGCTGGCACCGCAAGGGTGACGCCGACCACAGCGCGGGCCTCGCGATCACCTCCTCGTTCCACCCCGACGACAAGACCCACATCGAGCCGACCCGCTACGGCGCCGGGCAGAACGCGATGGGCGTCATCCGGACGCTGCTCATCGACGGCGGCGGGAAGCCGCGCTGGCTGAAGTTCTTCGGCGCGGCGGTGCGGCAGCCCGGCACGATCATCCGCGGCCTGTCGCTGAAGGACTGGGCGAAGCGCACGGTCATCGCGCTCGTCATGCAGACCGCCGACAACTCGATCACGGTCGGCGAGAAGCGCGGGCTGTTCGGACGGCGGCTCATCGCGCGCAACGGCGAGGGCGAGCCCAACCCCAAGTGGATCCCGGTCGCGCACGACGCCGTCCGCAAGCTCGCCGACGAGCTGGACGCGACGGCGGGCGGCACCTGGTTCGACCTGTTCGACATCCCGACGACCGCGCACTTCATCGGCGGCTGCGTCATCGGCGAGTCCCCGAAGTCCGGCGTCGTGGACCCCTACCACCGCGTGTTCGGGCACGCGGGCCTGCACATCGTGGACGGGTCGTCGGTCACCGCGAACCTGGGCGTGAACCCGTCGCTGACGATCACCGCGCAGGCCGAGCGGGCGATGGCGTTCTGGCCGAACAAGGGCGAGCAGGACCCGCGTCCCGCTCTCGGCGACGGCTACCAGCGGCTGGAGCCGGTGGCGCCGCACAGCCCGGCCGTGCCCGCGTCCGCCCCGGCGGTCCTGCGGCTCGGCCCGACGCGCACGGCCTGA